One genomic region from Rattus norvegicus strain BN/NHsdMcwi chromosome 10, GRCr8, whole genome shotgun sequence encodes:
- the Prcd gene encoding photoreceptor disk component PRCD isoform X1 yields MCTTLFLLSVAMLWRRRFTNRVEPEPSRVDGTVVGSSSETDFQATSREKEPVT; encoded by the exons ATGTGCACCACCCTCTTCCTGCTCAGCGTGGCCATGCTGTGGCGCCGTAGATTTACCAACCGAGTCGAACC AGAGCCTAGCAGAGTGGATGGGACAGTCGTGGGCAGCAGCTCGGAAACAGACTTTCAAGCTACCAGCAG GGAGAAAGAACCTGTGACATAG
- the Prcd gene encoding photoreceptor disk component PRCD isoform X2, with amino-acid sequence MCTTLFLLSVAMLWRRRFTNRVEPEPSRVDGTVVGSSSETDFQATSSSVA; translated from the exons ATGTGCACCACCCTCTTCCTGCTCAGCGTGGCCATGCTGTGGCGCCGTAGATTTACCAACCGAGTCGAACC AGAGCCTAGCAGAGTGGATGGGACAGTCGTGGGCAGCAGCTCGGAAACAGACTTTCAAGCTACCAGCAG CTCGGTTGCCTGA